The following are encoded together in the Arcticibacterium luteifluviistationis genome:
- a CDS encoding acetate/propionate family kinase, whose amino-acid sequence MNILVLNSGSSSIKYQLIQMPSEKVLCSGLLERVGHVDAQLSHNSIKGSCLLGKEIKDHKSGLKLIADLIVDKEVGAINNADEIAAVGHRVVHGGSKYGHTTQVTEEVKKEIKSLFSLAPLHNPGNLEGIEIAEQIFDKASQVVVFDTAFHQSIPEKAFKYAIPNKLLDEGIRLYGFHGTSHKYVAKKAEEYLGKIASKVITIHLGNGCSMTAIQNGKSIDHSMGFTPSAGLIMGTRSGDIDHSLIFYMVNTLGYDLDKVNHLLTKESGMLGLTGFMDLRDIQKSADFGDKNCILALEMNAYRIKKYIGSYAAAMNGLDAIIFTAGVGENSSILRAKICKDMDYLGIEINPETNHQKLDGLLDISSKTAKVKTLVIATNEELEIATQAYQLLSLK is encoded by the coding sequence ATGAATATTTTAGTTTTAAACTCTGGAAGTTCTTCTATTAAATATCAGCTGATTCAAATGCCCTCCGAAAAGGTGCTTTGCTCAGGCTTATTAGAAAGAGTGGGTCATGTAGATGCACAGCTATCTCACAACTCTATAAAAGGAAGCTGCCTTTTAGGAAAAGAAATCAAAGACCATAAATCAGGCCTAAAACTCATAGCTGATCTTATTGTAGATAAAGAGGTAGGAGCCATTAATAATGCCGATGAAATAGCGGCTGTAGGCCATAGAGTAGTACATGGCGGAAGTAAATACGGCCATACCACCCAAGTTACCGAGGAAGTAAAAAAGGAGATAAAATCTCTTTTTTCTTTAGCTCCTTTACATAATCCTGGAAACCTAGAGGGCATTGAGATTGCAGAGCAAATTTTTGATAAAGCTAGCCAGGTGGTGGTATTTGATACAGCATTTCATCAATCTATTCCAGAGAAAGCCTTTAAATATGCTATACCAAATAAGCTGTTAGACGAAGGAATAAGGTTATACGGTTTTCATGGTACTAGTCACAAGTATGTGGCTAAAAAAGCTGAAGAATACTTAGGAAAAATAGCAAGTAAAGTTATTACCATTCACCTTGGAAATGGCTGCAGTATGACGGCTATTCAAAATGGAAAAAGTATAGACCACAGCATGGGCTTTACGCCTTCGGCTGGATTGATAATGGGAACAAGAAGTGGTGATATTGACCATAGCCTCATATTTTATATGGTTAATACTTTGGGTTATGATTTGGATAAAGTAAACCATCTGCTGACCAAAGAAAGCGGTATGCTTGGCTTAACTGGTTTTATGGATTTAAGAGATATTCAAAAATCAGCAGATTTTGGTGACAAGAATTGCATTTTGGCACTAGAAATGAACGCTTACCGAATCAAAAAATACATAGGCTCTTATGCCGCCGCCATGAATGGTCTTGATGCCATTATTTTCACTGCAGGCGTTGGAGAAAACTCTAGTATTTTGAGAGCCAAAATCTGTAAAGATATGGACTACCTAGGCATTGAGATAAACCCAGAAACAAACCACCAAAAGTTGGATGGCTTATTAGACATCAGCTCTAAAACCGCTAAGGTTAAAACGCTAGTCATAGCCACCAATGAAGAGTTAGAGATAGCTACGCAGGCTTATCAATTGCTGAGCTTAAAATAA
- a CDS encoding macro domain-containing protein codes for MELINYIKGDATSPVGIDKKLIVHICNDIGGWGKGFVLAISKKWKKPENEYREWFKSQEKFELGEVQFVNVESDIIIANMIGQHKIKKMNGQIPIRYEAVKSCLEKVAVFSRENNSSVHMPRIGCGLAGGNWNKIELIIKEELINNNIKVTVYDFE; via the coding sequence TTGGAATTAATAAATTACATAAAAGGAGACGCAACAAGTCCTGTTGGAATTGACAAAAAGTTAATTGTTCATATCTGTAATGATATTGGAGGCTGGGGAAAAGGATTTGTTTTGGCAATTTCCAAAAAGTGGAAAAAACCTGAAAATGAATATCGTGAATGGTTTAAATCACAAGAAAAATTTGAATTAGGAGAAGTACAATTTGTGAATGTTGAATCTGATATAATAATTGCAAATATGATTGGACAACATAAAATCAAAAAAATGAATGGACAAATTCCAATTCGTTACGAAGCAGTTAAAAGTTGTCTTGAGAAAGTTGCTGTTTTTTCGAGAGAAAATAATTCTTCTGTTCATATGCCAAGAATTGGTTGCGGACTTGCAGGAGGAAATTGGAACAAAATTGAATTAATAATAAAAGAGGAATTAATAAACAACAATATTAAAGTTACTGTTTACGATTTTGAATAA